The genomic DNA TGTGTCAGGGCTATTAATAATGCCAGTGAGATTCCGCCAAGAAAAGCAATCACTGAATGCTTCTTTTCATGTCCGGTTGCCTCAGGCAGTAGATGGGATGCTGAAATGTATATTAATACACCTACCACAAAACCTAAAGCTAAACCTAATATTTGTTCATTTAATTTAGAAACAAGAGGATAAGCAATAAATGCACCTAATGGTGTTGTTAGTGAAGATATTAGAAAAGCAAATAAAATAGCCTTTTTCTTATTCAATCCACCAGCCATAAAAAATGAATAAGTAATAACACCTTCGGCAAATTCGTGAATTACCAGACCAATGCCTGCCAAAAGACCTGTCAGTATACTGGTATTAAATGTTACTGTGTATATCATACCATCTACAAAGGAGTGTATGCCAATACCCTGTATTGCTGTGATACCAAAAGCCAGGGACTTTTGTTTTGTCTTATACTGGATTACCTTATTACTGAAAAACATAAATAAAAAACCAGTAAGGGCAAAATATCCGGCATTGTGATTTTTTTCAACTGCTTCAGGAAAAGCCGATATCAGGGGAACTGATATTAATACTCCGGCTGCAAGGCACATAAAATATGTCTTCTTCTTTTCCGCCCAATCTCTATTTTTATAGATAGTTAATATCCCTATACTATTAATCAAGGCTGATAAAACAGCAAAGATAGCTATCCAGGTAAATGTACTAAATTCAAACATTATTTTAACTGCCTCCTTAGTTTAGTTAGTCAGTCTATATTTTATATTTTATTTGGGTATCATTTTGATATATCTGCATATAATTTTTTTACCAAACTAATCAATTTTTTAATTATCCTATTTAATGTCCAGTTTTCGGATTCTAATTTTAAAATCATTTAATCTTCTGATAAAAAATCTGCAAAGATAGTGGAATGGAGCAGATATTTTTTCTGGTATTTCTTTGCCAGTTCAAAAAGAAAATTAATTTTTATTATAGGATTTGAGAGGTTAAAGAAATAAGTTTTTTCTTCGGCATTTGTCTCTTTTTTAAAATAACCCCATAAATGCTCAATAGTATTATATAATGCCTTTGATGGTACTTTATATTTAAAATGGGATTGAATTTTTAAAATTAAATCACCTTCCTGATCAATTGACAAATCAGGACTGTTTTTCATAAGACTCTGGATATTCCTGTAATATTGATAGCCTCTTGCCATAATTGAATATTTATGATGTGCCCAGAATTCAGTACCGTTTTTGGGAAGAGGTATCCGGCCCACCTGATTTTT from Atribacterota bacterium includes the following:
- a CDS encoding ZIP family metal transporter, which encodes MFEFSTFTWIAIFAVLSALINSIGILTIYKNRDWAEKKKTYFMCLAAGVLISVPLISAFPEAVEKNHNAGYFALTGFLFMFFSNKVIQYKTKQKSLAFGITAIQGIGIHSFVDGMIYTVTFNTSILTGLLAGIGLVIHEFAEGVITYSFFMAGGLNKKKAILFAFLISSLTTPLGAFIAYPLVSKLNEQILGLALGFVVGVLIYISASHLLPEATGHEKKHSVIAFLGGISLALLIALT
- a CDS encoding DUF1722 domain-containing protein → MRVWDVHPGYLSDKSLLGEHVEIHALFSIISGGKKGYSQHPETKRWVGRLCQLVIRHDLVVKEMNLRGFNHNSPLSNSINIHLPKPLVKPTYVDLPVQQFVILTNKYLEKNQVGRIPLPKNGTEFWAHHKYSIMARGYQYYRNIQSLMKNSPDLSIDQEGDLILKIQSHFKYKVPSKALYNTIEHLWGYFKKETNAEEKTYFFNLSNPIIKINFLFELAKKYQKKYLLHSTIFADFLSED